Proteins encoded by one window of Ramlibacter tataouinensis:
- a CDS encoding Bug family tripartite tricarboxylate transporter substrate binding protein, whose amino-acid sequence MTMSVKRRRLAAIALACSLGALGLQPAAAQDPYPAKPVKLIVPFAPGGSTDIVARLVADRMQQTLGQPVVVDNRAGAGGAIGAEAVAKAAPDGYTIGMGTVSTLAVNPVLLKASRVDPLKDFAPITALAAVPSVFSTHPSLKAGDFNAFVALAKSRPDQLNSGSPGNGSIGHLIIEAMNQELHIQLRHIPYRGMGPVINGALGGETQVLSDQFPSSAPFIKAGKLVPFAVAAEQRLTALPNVPTFKELGHGELNELAITWFGLVAPARTPAPVVAKLQAAAVAALNDPALAARLKEMGMQPIGNTPEQFGQLIASSLERVRAVVKARKIEIE is encoded by the coding sequence ATGACGATGTCAGTCAAGCGCCGCCGCCTGGCGGCCATCGCGCTGGCGTGCTCCCTGGGCGCGCTGGGCCTGCAGCCGGCGGCTGCCCAGGACCCCTATCCGGCCAAGCCAGTCAAGCTGATCGTGCCCTTCGCCCCGGGCGGCTCGACCGACATCGTGGCGCGCCTGGTGGCCGACCGCATGCAGCAGACCCTGGGCCAGCCGGTGGTGGTGGACAACCGCGCCGGCGCCGGCGGCGCCATCGGTGCCGAGGCGGTGGCCAAGGCCGCGCCGGACGGCTACACGATCGGCATGGGCACGGTGAGCACGCTGGCCGTCAACCCGGTGCTGCTGAAGGCCTCGCGGGTGGATCCGCTGAAGGACTTCGCGCCGATCACGGCGCTCGCCGCCGTGCCTTCGGTGTTCTCCACCCATCCCAGCCTGAAGGCGGGCGACTTCAACGCCTTCGTGGCGCTGGCGAAATCCCGGCCGGACCAGCTCAACTCCGGTTCGCCCGGCAACGGCTCGATCGGCCACCTGATCATCGAGGCGATGAACCAGGAGCTGCACATCCAGTTGCGCCACATTCCCTACCGCGGCATGGGGCCGGTGATCAACGGTGCGCTGGGCGGCGAGACCCAGGTGCTGTCCGACCAGTTCCCCTCGTCGGCGCCTTTCATCAAGGCCGGCAAGCTGGTGCCGTTCGCGGTGGCGGCCGAGCAGCGCCTGACGGCGCTGCCCAACGTGCCGACCTTCAAGGAGCTGGGGCACGGCGAACTCAACGAGCTCGCGATCACCTGGTTCGGCCTGGTGGCGCCGGCCCGGACGCCGGCTCCGGTGGTGGCGAAGCTGCAGGCAGCGGCCGTCGCCGCGCTGAACGACCCGGCGCTGGCCGCCCGGCTCAAGGAAATGGGCATGCAGCCGATCGGCAACACGCCGGAGCAGTTCGGCCAGCTGATCGCCAGCAGCCTGGAGCGCGTGCGGGCGGTGGTCAAGGCCCGCAAGATCGAGATCGAGTGA
- a CDS encoding LysR substrate-binding domain-containing protein, which translates to MPTEPAVLFNRLLARGRLRHLQLLVALADAGGVQRAAAVVGMSQPAATQALADLEELFGAALFERHTRGVRPTRFGQAVVPVARNVLQALRASTEAVAALQAGAQALLRLGCIPAAASGLLRQALPALLAAQPGLQVELAEENTDHLLPELAAGRLDAVLCRPPRPLPPHWRFELLQQDRPAVVSGPGHALAGRPQVPLAALELLPWILPPRGMGVRRYHEQLWAGRAAPRLHPLTTTSLPLVLEVLRTTPAVSLMPRSMVEPLLQWGVAAVLDVDLPELPEAALEGLGLLTTGGEDPPAVSGLRSQLRAAARP; encoded by the coding sequence ATGCCCACCGAACCCGCCGTGCTGTTCAACCGCCTGCTGGCACGCGGGCGGCTGCGCCACCTGCAGCTGCTGGTGGCGCTGGCCGACGCCGGCGGCGTGCAGCGCGCCGCGGCCGTGGTCGGCATGAGCCAGCCGGCGGCCACCCAGGCACTGGCCGACCTGGAGGAGCTGTTCGGCGCCGCGCTGTTCGAGCGCCACACGCGCGGCGTGCGGCCGACCCGCTTCGGCCAGGCGGTGGTGCCGGTAGCGCGCAACGTGCTGCAGGCGCTGCGGGCGTCCACCGAGGCGGTCGCGGCGCTGCAGGCGGGCGCCCAGGCCCTGCTGCGCCTGGGCTGCATCCCGGCGGCCGCTTCCGGCCTGCTGCGCCAGGCGCTGCCGGCGCTGCTGGCCGCGCAGCCGGGCCTGCAGGTCGAGCTGGCCGAGGAGAACACCGACCACCTGCTGCCGGAGCTGGCCGCCGGCCGGCTCGACGCCGTGCTGTGCCGGCCGCCACGCCCGCTGCCGCCGCACTGGCGCTTCGAGTTGCTGCAGCAGGACCGGCCGGCCGTGGTGTCCGGACCCGGCCATGCCCTGGCCGGCCGTCCGCAGGTGCCGCTGGCGGCACTGGAGCTGCTGCCCTGGATCCTGCCGCCGCGCGGCATGGGCGTGCGCCGCTACCACGAGCAGCTGTGGGCCGGCCGCGCCGCGCCGCGCCTGCACCCGCTGACCACGACCTCGCTGCCGCTGGTGCTGGAGGTGCTGCGCACCACCCCGGCGGTCAGCCTGATGCCGCGCAGCATGGTGGAGCCGCTGCTGCAATGGGGGGTCGCGGCGGTGCTGGACGTGGACCTGCCCGAGCTGCCGGAGGCCGCGCTCGAAGGGCTGGGCCTGCTGACCACGGGCGGCGAGGACCCGCCCGCGGTCAGCGGCCTGCGCTCGCAGCTGCGGGCGGCTGCGCGGCCATGA
- a CDS encoding LysR family transcriptional regulator, which yields MKDPLIELRLWRQFVAVADTLHFGRAAQRLHMTQPPLTQAIAQLERLLEVRLFDRSKRSVQLTGAGAALLPLARDLLARGQALPAQARAAAAGEAGRLRLAFVSTVGFTLLPPWVRAFRATHSRVQLELVEATADVQLPALERADLDAGFLLHSPGFAPGGFEHRPVASEPLVLAVPEQHPLAAAPRLPLRQVLAEPLVMFPRRILPSLHDAVFGLYHAAGREPDVAQEAIQMQTIVNLVSAGLGIAWVPDSVRQFQRPGVAYREVDVPRGRSVPRCETSLVWLAGRLPPVLEGFMAAQPPAAASAGR from the coding sequence ATGAAGGATCCGCTCATCGAGCTGCGCCTGTGGCGCCAGTTCGTCGCCGTCGCCGACACCCTGCACTTCGGCCGCGCCGCCCAGCGGCTGCACATGACGCAGCCGCCGCTGACCCAGGCGATCGCGCAGCTGGAGCGGCTGCTCGAGGTGCGCCTGTTCGACCGCAGCAAGCGCAGCGTCCAGCTCACCGGCGCCGGCGCCGCGCTGCTGCCGCTGGCGCGCGACCTGCTCGCGCGCGGCCAGGCGCTGCCGGCGCAGGCGCGGGCGGCCGCTGCCGGCGAGGCCGGGCGGCTGCGCCTGGCCTTCGTGTCGACCGTCGGCTTCACCCTGCTGCCGCCCTGGGTGCGGGCGTTCCGCGCGACCCACTCGCGCGTGCAGCTCGAGCTGGTGGAAGCCACGGCCGACGTGCAGCTGCCGGCGCTGGAGCGGGCCGACCTCGACGCCGGCTTCCTGCTGCATTCGCCGGGCTTCGCCCCGGGCGGGTTCGAGCACCGGCCGGTGGCGAGCGAGCCGCTGGTGCTGGCCGTGCCGGAGCAGCACCCGCTGGCCGCGGCCCCCCGCCTGCCCCTGCGCCAGGTGCTGGCCGAGCCGCTGGTGATGTTCCCGCGCCGCATCCTGCCGTCGCTGCACGACGCGGTGTTCGGGCTGTACCACGCGGCCGGCCGGGAGCCGGACGTCGCGCAGGAGGCGATCCAGATGCAGACCATCGTCAACCTGGTGTCGGCCGGGCTGGGCATCGCCTGGGTGCCGGACAGCGTGCGCCAGTTCCAGCGCCCCGGCGTGGCCTACCGCGAAGTGGATGTGCCGCGCGGCCGGTCCGTCCCCCGCTGCGAGACCAGCCTGGTCTGGCTGGCCGGCCGCCTGCCCCCGGTGCTGGAGGGCTTCATGGCCGCGCAGCCGCCCGCAGCTGCGAGCGCAGGCCGCTGA
- the ilvD gene encoding dihydroxy-acid dehydratase, producing MAEHPIRLHLRSDNITQGKSRAPNRSMYYGMGYKETDFGKPMVGVANGHSTITPCNSGLQKLADAAIAGIEEAGGNPQVFGTPTISDGMAMGTEGMKYSLVSREVIADCIETCVQGQWMDGVVVIGGCDKNMPGGLMGMLRANVPAIYVYGGTILPGKWRGQDLNIVSVFEAVGQNAAGKISDQELKDIEQHAIPGTGSCGGMYTANTMSSAFEALGISLPYSSTMANPHDEKQNSAKESARVLIEAIRKDIKPRDIVTRKSIENAVAVIMAIGGSTNAVLHFLAIAHAAGVEWTIDDFERVRQRTPVICDLKPSGQYLAVDLHQAGGIPQVMKILLNAGLLHGDCLTITGQTVAEVLKDVPDQPRADQSVIRTLDKALYKEGHLAILKGNLSPEGAVAKITGLKNPVITGPARVFDDEQSALQAILDGKIQAGDVMVLRYLGPKGGPGMPEMLAPTGALIGAGLGESVGLITDGRFSGGTWGMVVGHVAPEAAAGGNIALVQEGDSITIDAHQLLLQVNVSDEELAKRRAGWKAPAPRYTRGVQAKFAFNASSASKGAVLDHF from the coding sequence ATGGCCGAACACCCGATCCGCCTGCACCTGCGCAGCGACAACATCACCCAGGGCAAGTCCCGTGCGCCCAACCGCTCCATGTACTACGGCATGGGCTACAAGGAGACCGACTTCGGCAAGCCGATGGTCGGCGTGGCCAACGGCCACAGCACCATCACGCCCTGCAACAGCGGCCTGCAGAAGCTGGCCGACGCCGCCATCGCCGGCATCGAGGAAGCCGGCGGCAACCCGCAGGTGTTCGGCACGCCGACGATCTCCGACGGCATGGCCATGGGCACCGAGGGCATGAAGTACTCGCTGGTCAGCCGCGAGGTCATCGCCGACTGCATCGAGACCTGCGTGCAGGGCCAGTGGATGGACGGCGTGGTCGTGATCGGCGGCTGCGACAAGAACATGCCCGGCGGCCTGATGGGCATGCTGCGCGCCAACGTGCCTGCGATCTACGTCTACGGCGGCACCATCCTGCCGGGCAAGTGGCGCGGCCAGGACCTGAACATCGTCAGCGTGTTCGAGGCCGTGGGCCAGAACGCCGCCGGCAAGATCAGCGACCAGGAACTCAAGGACATCGAGCAGCACGCCATTCCCGGCACCGGCTCCTGCGGCGGCATGTACACCGCCAACACCATGAGCTCGGCCTTCGAGGCGCTGGGCATCTCGCTGCCCTACTCGTCCACCATGGCCAACCCGCACGACGAGAAGCAGAACTCGGCCAAGGAATCGGCGCGGGTGCTGATCGAGGCGATCAGGAAGGACATCAAGCCGCGCGACATCGTCACGCGCAAGTCGATCGAGAACGCGGTGGCGGTGATCATGGCCATCGGCGGCTCCACCAACGCGGTGCTGCACTTCCTGGCGATCGCACACGCGGCCGGCGTGGAGTGGACCATCGACGACTTCGAGCGGGTGCGCCAGCGCACGCCGGTGATCTGCGACCTCAAGCCCTCGGGCCAGTACCTGGCGGTGGACCTGCACCAGGCGGGCGGCATCCCGCAGGTGATGAAGATCCTGCTCAATGCCGGCCTGCTGCACGGCGACTGCCTCACCATCACCGGCCAGACCGTCGCCGAGGTGCTCAAGGACGTGCCCGACCAGCCGCGCGCCGACCAGAGCGTGATCCGCACCCTCGACAAGGCGCTCTACAAGGAAGGCCACCTGGCCATCCTCAAGGGCAACCTGTCGCCCGAAGGCGCGGTGGCCAAGATCACCGGCCTGAAGAACCCGGTGATCACCGGGCCGGCGCGGGTGTTCGACGACGAGCAGTCGGCGCTCCAGGCCATCCTGGACGGCAAGATCCAGGCCGGCGACGTGATGGTGCTGCGCTACCTGGGCCCCAAGGGCGGCCCCGGCATGCCCGAGATGCTGGCGCCCACCGGCGCGCTGATCGGCGCGGGCCTGGGCGAGAGCGTCGGTTTGATCACCGACGGCCGCTTTTCCGGCGGGACCTGGGGCATGGTGGTCGGCCACGTGGCGCCGGAAGCGGCCGCTGGCGGCAACATCGCGCTGGTGCAGGAAGGCGACTCGATCACCATCGATGCGCACCAGCTGCTGCTGCAGGTGAACGTGTCGGACGAGGAACTGGCCAAGCGCCGTGCCGGCTGGAAGGCGCCTGCGCCGCGCTACACGCGCGGCGTGCAGGCCAAGTTCGCGTTCAACGCGTCCAGCGCCAGCAAGGGCGCGGTGCTGGATCACTTCTGA
- a CDS encoding FAD-dependent oxidoreductase, whose translation MDTTSVWRATAPGPGFEPLQGDVPCDVLVVGAGITGLTTALLLAEQGRKVVLLEAGEIGSGTTGHSTGNLYVTTSQGLSSIASAWGEPVALEVVRRRAAAIDFIELQCRRIPRAAFTRCGHYQSARFAQDQDRIHKEREALSRAGCAVRMEDSLPGGLPPPSGSVLVLPDQAQFQPQAYVRELAARAARAGASLHEHSRVLELDAKARRAVTGAGSVSAGEIVLATHSPKGVHGVHAEMPVHREYAVAFEAGGVDPGPGIFWWQGDESLSIRMHEHEGRRYLVVVGPQHKVGTHNAKAALMAVEAMARSYLDPGPALHHWSAQNYRSHDGLPYIGRDRSGVLVATGFGTDGLTWGTVAAQGIAALLAGQDDPFIERCSPGRFTPAKGARALLEENATTARALVQDYLTRGQQEHLSSLAPGDSAIVESEGEAFAAWRAPDGELFAVSPVCTHMGCKVHWNSVETSWDCPCHGSRFRPDGTVIEGPALAPLQRRQLTLG comes from the coding sequence ATGGACACCACCTCGGTGTGGCGCGCGACGGCGCCCGGACCCGGCTTCGAGCCGCTGCAGGGTGACGTGCCGTGCGACGTGCTGGTGGTGGGCGCCGGCATCACCGGCCTGACCACGGCGCTGCTGCTGGCCGAGCAGGGACGCAAGGTGGTGCTGCTCGAGGCCGGCGAGATCGGCAGCGGTACCACCGGGCACTCCACGGGCAACCTCTACGTCACGACCAGCCAGGGGCTGTCATCCATCGCATCGGCGTGGGGCGAACCGGTGGCGCTCGAAGTGGTGCGCCGGCGCGCCGCCGCCATCGACTTCATCGAGCTTCAGTGCCGCCGGATTCCGCGGGCCGCCTTCACGCGCTGCGGGCACTACCAGTCCGCGCGTTTCGCGCAGGACCAGGACCGCATCCACAAGGAGCGCGAAGCCCTGTCCCGGGCCGGCTGCGCCGTGCGCATGGAGGATTCGCTGCCCGGTGGACTGCCGCCGCCCTCCGGCTCGGTGCTGGTTCTGCCCGACCAGGCGCAGTTCCAGCCCCAGGCCTACGTGCGCGAACTGGCGGCGCGGGCAGCCCGGGCCGGCGCCTCGCTCCACGAGCATTCCCGCGTGCTGGAACTCGATGCCAAGGCCCGCCGGGCGGTCACCGGCGCGGGAAGCGTCAGCGCAGGCGAGATCGTGCTGGCCACGCACTCGCCCAAGGGCGTGCACGGGGTCCATGCCGAGATGCCGGTGCACCGCGAGTACGCGGTCGCATTCGAGGCCGGCGGCGTCGATCCCGGTCCGGGCATCTTCTGGTGGCAAGGCGACGAGAGCCTGTCGATCCGCATGCATGAACACGAGGGGCGCCGCTACCTGGTCGTGGTCGGGCCGCAGCACAAGGTCGGCACGCACAACGCCAAGGCGGCGTTGATGGCGGTGGAAGCCATGGCCCGCAGCTACCTCGATCCGGGTCCGGCCTTGCATCACTGGTCGGCGCAGAACTACCGTTCGCACGACGGCCTGCCCTACATCGGGCGCGACCGCTCGGGCGTTCTCGTGGCGACGGGCTTCGGCACCGACGGACTGACCTGGGGCACCGTTGCGGCACAGGGCATCGCGGCGCTGCTGGCGGGACAGGACGACCCCTTCATCGAGCGCTGCTCGCCGGGCCGCTTCACGCCGGCCAAGGGCGCCAGGGCCTTGCTGGAGGAGAACGCCACCACGGCTCGCGCGCTGGTGCAGGACTACCTGACCCGGGGCCAGCAGGAGCACCTGTCGAGCCTGGCGCCGGGCGACAGCGCGATCGTGGAGTCGGAGGGCGAGGCGTTCGCCGCCTGGCGCGCGCCCGATGGCGAACTGTTCGCCGTCTCGCCGGTGTGCACGCACATGGGCTGCAAGGTGCACTGGAACAGCGTGGAAACCAGCTGGGACTGCCCCTGCCACGGCAGCCGGTTCCGCCCGGACGGAACGGTGATCGAGGGGCCGGCGCTGGCGCCGCTGCAGCGCAGGCAGCTGACGCTGGGCTGA
- a CDS encoding TIGR04438 family Trp-rich protein yields MLFLGVGLILLAMKYLEMGPVAAWPWWAVLAPFGLAVAWWSWADWSGYTKKKAVQKENAKRQARIDKSRENLGMVPRRKR; encoded by the coding sequence ATGTTGTTCCTCGGCGTTGGGCTCATCCTGCTCGCCATGAAGTACCTGGAGATGGGCCCGGTAGCCGCCTGGCCCTGGTGGGCGGTGCTGGCCCCCTTCGGCCTGGCCGTGGCCTGGTGGTCGTGGGCCGACTGGTCGGGTTACACCAAGAAGAAGGCCGTGCAGAAGGAAAACGCCAAGCGCCAGGCCCGCATCGACAAGAGCCGCGAGAACCTGGGCATGGTGCCGCGCCGCAAGCGCTGA
- a CDS encoding c-type cytochrome, whose protein sequence is MKRALFALAATVAVAGPAFADQALAQAKNCMACHAVDKKLVGPSYKDVANKYAGQKDAVDKLAVKIQKGGSGVWGPVPMPANTQVSEADAKKLAAWVMSLK, encoded by the coding sequence ATGAAACGAGCCTTGTTTGCCCTCGCAGCCACCGTCGCCGTGGCGGGCCCGGCGTTCGCCGACCAGGCGCTGGCCCAGGCCAAGAACTGCATGGCCTGCCACGCCGTGGACAAGAAACTGGTCGGCCCCTCCTACAAGGACGTCGCCAACAAGTACGCCGGCCAGAAGGACGCGGTCGACAAGCTCGCCGTCAAGATCCAGAAGGGCGGCTCCGGCGTCTGGGGCCCGGTCCCCATGCCCGCCAACACGCAGGTCAGCGAGGCGGATGCCAAGAAGCTCGCCGCCTGGGTGATGAGCCTCAAGTGA
- the acs gene encoding acetate--CoA ligase: MSAITSVLVENRVFPPAEASMRGARIAGMAAYDAMCQEAARDFEGFWAKLARDHLVWTRPFTKTLDESQAPFYKWFEDGELNASANCLDKHVGTPVENKTAVIFEADDGTVTTYTYKDLLLRVSRFANALKAQGIQKGDRVLIYMPMTVEGLIAMQACARIGATHSVVFGGFSAKAVNERIIDAGAVAVITANYQMRGGKEMPLKAIVDEGIAMGGCESVRSVLVYMRTPTACNMVAGRDKTFEDVLKGQPDECPPVPVGAEHPLFVLYTSGSTGKPKGVQHATGGFVLWAKLTMDWVFDIRPDDVFWCTADIGWVTGHSYVVYGPLAAGATQVMFEGIPTYPNAGRFWQMIERHRVSVFYTAPTAIRSLIKAAESDEKVHPKNWDLSSLRILGSVGEPINPEAWMWYYRNVGGERCPVVDTWWQTETGGHVISPLPGATPLVPGSCTLPLPGIMAAVVDETGKELPNGSGGMLVIQRPWPAMIRTIWGDPERFRKTYFPEEMGGRTYLAGDGAVRDKERGYFRVTGRIDDVLNVSGHRLGTMEVESALVAKTDLVAEAAVVARPDELTGEAICAFVVLKRPRPTGEEAKQIANELRNWVAKEIGPIAKPKDIRFGENLPKTRSGKIMRRLLRSIAKGEAITQDTTTLENPAILDQLAERN, encoded by the coding sequence ATGAGCGCCATCACATCGGTCCTGGTCGAGAACCGCGTCTTTCCACCCGCCGAAGCGTCGATGCGCGGCGCCCGCATCGCCGGCATGGCCGCCTATGACGCGATGTGCCAGGAGGCCGCGCGCGACTTCGAGGGTTTCTGGGCGAAGCTGGCGCGCGACCACCTGGTGTGGACCAGGCCGTTCACGAAGACGCTCGACGAATCGCAGGCGCCGTTCTACAAGTGGTTCGAGGACGGCGAGCTCAACGCCAGCGCCAACTGCCTGGACAAGCACGTCGGCACGCCGGTGGAGAACAAGACCGCGGTCATCTTCGAGGCCGACGACGGCACGGTCACGACCTACACCTACAAGGACCTGCTGCTGCGCGTCAGCCGCTTCGCCAATGCGCTCAAGGCACAGGGCATTCAGAAGGGCGACCGCGTGCTCATCTACATGCCGATGACCGTGGAAGGCCTGATCGCCATGCAGGCCTGCGCGCGCATCGGCGCCACCCACAGCGTGGTGTTCGGCGGCTTCTCGGCCAAGGCGGTGAACGAGCGCATCATCGACGCCGGTGCGGTGGCGGTGATCACCGCCAACTACCAGATGCGCGGCGGCAAGGAGATGCCGCTCAAGGCCATCGTCGACGAGGGCATCGCCATGGGCGGCTGCGAGTCGGTGCGCTCGGTGCTGGTCTACATGCGCACGCCCACCGCCTGCAACATGGTGGCCGGCCGCGACAAGACCTTCGAGGACGTGCTCAAGGGCCAGCCCGACGAGTGCCCGCCGGTGCCGGTCGGTGCCGAGCACCCGCTGTTCGTGCTGTACACCTCGGGCTCCACCGGCAAGCCCAAGGGTGTGCAGCACGCCACCGGCGGCTTCGTGCTGTGGGCCAAGCTCACCATGGACTGGGTGTTCGACATCCGCCCGGACGACGTCTTCTGGTGCACGGCCGACATCGGCTGGGTCACCGGCCACAGCTACGTGGTGTACGGGCCGCTGGCCGCCGGGGCGACCCAGGTGATGTTCGAGGGCATTCCGACGTACCCGAATGCCGGCCGCTTCTGGCAGATGATCGAGCGGCACAGGGTCAGCGTGTTCTACACGGCGCCGACGGCGATCCGCTCGCTGATCAAGGCGGCCGAGAGCGACGAGAAGGTGCACCCGAAGAACTGGGATCTGTCCTCGCTGCGCATCCTGGGCAGCGTGGGCGAGCCGATCAACCCCGAAGCCTGGATGTGGTACTACCGGAACGTCGGTGGCGAGCGCTGCCCGGTGGTCGATACCTGGTGGCAGACCGAGACCGGCGGCCACGTCATCAGCCCGCTGCCGGGTGCGACGCCGCTGGTGCCGGGCTCGTGCACGCTGCCGCTGCCGGGCATCATGGCCGCGGTGGTCGACGAGACCGGCAAGGAACTGCCCAACGGCTCGGGCGGCATGCTGGTGATCCAGCGGCCCTGGCCGGCGATGATCCGCACCATCTGGGGCGATCCGGAGCGCTTCAGGAAGACCTATTTCCCCGAGGAGATGGGCGGGCGCACCTACCTGGCCGGCGACGGCGCGGTGCGCGACAAGGAGCGCGGCTACTTCCGCGTCACCGGTCGCATCGACGACGTGCTCAACGTCTCGGGCCACCGGCTGGGCACGATGGAGGTGGAGTCGGCGCTGGTCGCCAAGACCGACCTGGTGGCCGAGGCCGCCGTGGTGGCCCGGCCCGACGAGCTGACCGGCGAGGCGATCTGCGCCTTCGTCGTGCTCAAGCGGCCGCGCCCAACCGGCGAGGAGGCCAAGCAGATCGCTAACGAACTGCGCAACTGGGTGGCCAAGGAGATCGGCCCCATCGCCAAGCCCAAGGACATCCGCTTCGGCGAGAACCTGCCCAAGACCCGCAGCGGCAAGATCATGCGCCGGCTGCTGCGGTCGATCGCGAAGGGGGAGGCGATCACCCAGGACACCACGACGCTGGAAAACCCGGCAATCCTCGATCAATTGGCGGAACGCAATTGA
- a CDS encoding YqhA family protein, translating to MLRSSPLRPLPNLIFASRWLQLPLYLGLIAAQAVYVFHFWVELVHLLEAAWGNQDALHKLVGSIGYKADAPVTALNETVIMLVVLALIDVVMISNLLIMVIVGGYETFVSRMHLEGHPDQPEWLSHVNASVLKVKLATAIIGISSIHLLKTFINAGNYTDRVLIAQTAIHITFLLSAMAIAYTDKIMAAAAAQAQH from the coding sequence ATGCTTCGGAGCTCTCCGCTGCGTCCGCTTCCCAACCTGATCTTCGCCAGCCGCTGGCTTCAACTGCCGCTGTACCTGGGCCTGATCGCCGCGCAGGCGGTCTACGTGTTCCATTTCTGGGTGGAGCTGGTCCACCTGCTGGAAGCCGCCTGGGGCAACCAGGACGCGCTGCACAAGCTGGTCGGCAGCATCGGCTACAAGGCCGACGCGCCGGTCACCGCGCTGAACGAGACCGTGATCATGCTGGTGGTGCTGGCACTGATCGACGTGGTGATGATCTCCAACCTGCTGATCATGGTGATCGTCGGCGGCTACGAGACCTTCGTCAGCCGCATGCACCTGGAGGGCCACCCCGACCAGCCCGAATGGCTGAGCCACGTGAACGCGTCGGTGCTCAAGGTGAAGCTGGCCACCGCCATCATCGGCATCAGCTCGATCCACCTGCTCAAGACCTTCATCAACGCCGGCAACTACACCGACCGCGTGCTGATCGCGCAGACGGCGATCCACATCACCTTCCTGCTGTCGGCGATGGCGATCGCCTACACCGACAAGATCATGGCGGCAGCGGCCGCGCAGGCGCAGCACTGA
- a CDS encoding class III extradiol dioxygenase family protein → MARILGGLATSHVPAIGGAIAKGLQQQPYWKPFFDGYGPVQQWLAEVKPDVAVVFYNDHGLNFFLDKMPTFAVGAAPEYRNADEGWGIPTLPPFRGELDLSWHLIEHLVAREFDITTCQEMLVDHAVTLPLKLFWPEGDCPVAIVPVCINTVQYPLPSARRCYALGQAVGEAIRSWDSDRRVVVIGTGGLSHQLDGERAGFINKPFDLKFMDSMLDDPAWATQFSIHELVEKTGTQGVELLMWLAARGAVSGPVRKVHSNYHIPISNTAAGLMAMEAVA, encoded by the coding sequence ATGGCCCGCATCCTCGGAGGCCTCGCCACCTCGCACGTGCCCGCCATCGGCGGCGCCATCGCCAAGGGGCTGCAGCAGCAGCCTTACTGGAAGCCCTTCTTCGACGGCTACGGCCCGGTGCAGCAATGGCTGGCCGAGGTGAAGCCCGACGTCGCCGTGGTCTTCTACAACGACCACGGCCTGAACTTCTTCCTGGACAAGATGCCGACCTTCGCGGTCGGCGCAGCGCCCGAGTACCGCAACGCGGACGAGGGCTGGGGCATCCCGACGCTGCCGCCGTTCCGCGGCGAGCTGGACCTGTCCTGGCACCTGATCGAGCACCTGGTGGCGCGCGAGTTCGACATCACCACCTGCCAGGAGATGCTGGTCGACCACGCCGTGACGCTGCCGCTCAAGCTGTTCTGGCCGGAAGGCGACTGCCCGGTGGCGATCGTGCCGGTGTGCATCAACACCGTGCAGTACCCGCTGCCGTCGGCCAGGCGCTGCTACGCGCTGGGGCAGGCGGTGGGCGAGGCGATCCGCTCCTGGGACAGCGACCGGCGCGTGGTGGTGATCGGCACCGGCGGCCTGTCGCACCAGCTCGACGGCGAGCGGGCCGGCTTCATCAACAAGCCGTTCGACCTGAAGTTCATGGACAGCATGCTCGACGACCCGGCCTGGGCCACGCAATTCAGCATCCACGAGCTGGTCGAGAAGACCGGCACCCAGGGCGTGGAGCTGCTCATGTGGCTGGCCGCGCGCGGCGCCGTGTCGGGGCCGGTGCGCAAGGTGCACTCGAACTACCACATCCCGATCTCGAACACGGCGGCCGGGCTGATGGCGATGGAGGCGGTGGCGTAA
- a CDS encoding protocatechuate 4,5-dioxygenase subunit alpha — MDRYPPIPGTTVFDGQQARKGYALNRMCFSFNEAANREAFRADEAGYMQRYGLNEEQARAIRGRDVPGLLAAGGNVYYLAKFAGILGLDVQDLGAAQTGMSKDDFKAMLVRANEQPDTLPT; from the coding sequence ATGGACCGCTATCCACCCATTCCCGGCACCACCGTCTTCGACGGTCAGCAGGCCCGCAAGGGCTATGCGCTCAACCGCATGTGCTTTTCCTTCAACGAGGCCGCCAACCGCGAGGCCTTCCGCGCCGACGAGGCCGGCTACATGCAGCGCTACGGGCTGAACGAGGAGCAGGCGCGCGCGATCCGCGGTCGCGACGTGCCGGGCCTGCTGGCCGCCGGCGGCAACGTCTACTACCTGGCCAAGTTCGCCGGCATCCTGGGGCTGGACGTGCAGGACCTGGGCGCGGCCCAGACCGGCATGAGCAAGGACGACTTCAAGGCGATGCTGGTGCGCGCCAACGAGCAGCCCGACACGCTGCCAACCTGA